The Malus sylvestris chromosome 14, drMalSylv7.2, whole genome shotgun sequence genome segment GGGAAAACAGACAGAGTTCCCATTTATTCCACAAAATCATAACAGGTGCAAGATGCCAACCGGAAAAACTGAAACAGATCATTAGATGCCAGCATGCTGCTTCTTGGTAGAAGGCGATTAGGAAATCGCTGAAGTTTTACATTCTTTATGAGACAGGAATTAAACAAACATTAAATGCAACTCTCCACATCCTTTAGATGTCTACCTGTATTAGTGCATGATCACCAGTGCTTTAATATATCTTATCAACAACGAAAAAGATGTAGGATTTAATATATTTCTCCGATTTTAGGAGATTTTCCTGCATAAATAAGGATGGCCAAATACAGCAGGTCCCCACATGATCTGGATAATACAATGACAAGCATATAAATGACTGTCTCTCACCCCACTTCTGATGCATGTGAGAAACATACAGGTGTAACAGATGCATCAAGAAGAATAGAAACTAAAAACGATAACGGATAAACTGTAATTTCTGATATGACATGTTACTTTTACTGCATGGGAATTTAAGAAAGTTTATCAAATGTTGTGAAGTAGAAGAGCTGACACTTGAAGAGATTTCTAAGAAAACTCAAAATTATCAATGCACATGAGAGCTATTCGAGCAGTCAGTTTACGAGGCATGTATATATTGTGTGCTTTAAAATGTATATTAGTATGCTAAGAATGGGAAGATAATATGCAGAAAAAAATGATTCAGAAAGGAACATTGTCATTCTCTGTTTCCATAATTCTCTAACAGTTTcgaaaactcaaaaacatatgGGTGACAGAAATAATTTTCAGTAGTACTGGGTTTTTTTTAATCCTGTTACTTAAAGAGTTCAATATCTCAAGAATGGATATCTTGGCCACATTTAAACGCGTAGACTAATGCTTGCCACAATAATATCCCCTCTTTCAATAATAGGTTTCACCGTATCAACACTTAATTATAACTAATAGGTATTGAATCTATTGATACAAATCATTAACCGCAGACCAGGGTAAGTAATATTACGGGGTACAATGAGAAAAATACCTTCTGCGATACTGCAAACGCAGCCTGTTCAGGAGTCATGTTGTCAAATGGTGTCAATGCCGTTAAAAGCTCCCACAGAACTATTCCAAAACTGTAAACATCGACTTTCTTTGTATGGTGTTTCTCTTTGATCATTTCGGGTGCCATCCAGCGGTAAGTACCTGTGAATCCCTTAGCGCTGCCGCACTGTGATTCTAGGCATGAAATACCAAAATCTGCAACCTTTACAGACATATCTTCCCCTAGCAATAAATTTTCTGACTTGAGATCCCTATGAAGTATACTTTGAGAATGGAGATATTGCATCCCGCGTGCAATGTTGAGGGCTAATTTTATAACTAGGCTAAGCGGAACAGAATGTGGCTCCTGCTGATGAAGATACTTCCTTAACGATCCCCCAGCTAAATACTCGGTGATAATGCAGAACACAGGAGGTTTCTTACAAGCTGCAACAAACTGCACAACAAAAATTGGTACATGAAGGTCAAAAAACGTAAAGAACGAGCTACTGTTCCAGCATTAAATGTTACTAGAAGAACAACAAATTCTTAGAAGAACCGATTCCAATTTTCGGCATATACGCAATACCAACAAAGATTAAGGTCGGATACAAAATTGAAAAGATGGAGAATTCTAAGGTAAGGACTGATAAATCAATGACCAATTGAGGTAACTGGAACAGATTTCTTCTAACATTTTATGCCGAATTAATGCGGTTCCTTTTTTCCGAGTGATTTCTTAGAGTAAAGTCTTAAAATGCACAAGGTTAAAAGGGATCTTGCGTTTTTATACAGACCAAAAGATCACAAAAGTTAGCAGGAAGAAAacttgaaaaagaagaaaaacaaaaactgcaTTTCCAAAAGATCTGAAAAGGCAAACAACACCACCATAAACCTAacgaagaggagagagagagagatttacaGTGATGATATTAGGATGGTGCAATCGAAAAAGCAAAGCAACCTCAGAAGTGAACTGCTTCTCAAGCAAAACAGCCAACCCTTCATCCTCCTCAGGCTGGCTTATCAGCTTAATCGCCACATCCCTCTCATTATAAACCCCTCTGTAAATCCTGCTATGCCTTCCGGAAGCAAATTTACACCCAATGTACAACTGTGACATGTCCGCACTCCACTCCTCCTCTCCTTCCCCTTTAATCTCGGCCCCTGACGACACCAAGTACTTGGACCATGAGACTGCACGATTGTACTCACCCAGCGAGAGACTCCTCTCAGGCTTGCCATTGCTGGAAATCTGCTTAAACCAGTGGAAATTCTTCATGGGTCGGCACCAAAACTCATCAAAAGAATCAGAAAAATCTCAGAACCCCTTTTGGTATTTGCACTCCTCAACTAGCAGAAAGCCTCCAAACTTGCAGAGAAACTTGGATTTGGAGACGACCCAGAAAGATTAAAGTGTTGTTTTTCAAACACCTACATTTCGAAATCATCTAATCAATCTTTGTGCATTTAAAGACAGGTGGGTTCAGATTAAGCAGAAGctgggaaaaaaaattgataagtTTCAGGCCAATAAGCATGTTTCTGGGCAAAAGGTGGAGAGTTTGGTCAGAAGTCTTGAATCTCTACATATTTAGACAAAAACCCACCATTTAAAAGAGCAAAAGAAGCTCCCAAAATATGGTTTTTGAGCTTCCAAGTCCAAAAGCACACATGGGTTTTGAGAAGTTGAGGGAAAGCGCTCAGGTGGTCAAGGATGCAGTAGTTAAAAGAGAAAGTAGGGGAAAAAAGTTGAGAGCTTGTAATAGTGTGAAGctagaaaacaaaaacaggaaagagagagagagagagagatcggtTGAGAGATGAATTGGGACGTTGTAGTTGGTGGTGCAGTGAAAGCATATGCAATGGGGAGGGGAGGTGGCTGGCTGTAATTCTCTCGTCATCTCTCTCCATAAAATTCACAGCTCCTCCTCACTACAAACTCCATTTCATTAACGTGCGAAGATCCACTTCTGAGGAGACAAGAATCCTTGTATCTGATTTTCCCTTTTTACCCTTTGTATCCCAAAGCCAACATGCCACCACATGCCCCTTTGCTTACAGCAATACTAGGCACCAAGAGTGTTAATTAGTCGACGACCtaatcatttgtgataaaaaagatatgttagttttttttctttttcaaacaaCCTCGATGTTACGAAGAAAAACATTACTAAtgagttgaaaaataaaaaaaattactttataTCCGACCTCTATTGTAGTCATCATCTACTAAAGATGCAAAGATTGAAAAGAAGAGGTTAGTAGTTTTTCTTCGACAAATAATTTGATTTGTGGGCAACACACATGCTAAGCATTTTACTCTTAAAGTTTGTCCTTCAATCAACTTCAAATTGTTTATTGACCATAAAGATTAGTACTGGAAttcaatttgattgaatttaaaAGCGTTAGTTATACAGCAATAGAATTACTCACAAATTTAGAACTTTTTTCAATATTAAAGTCTAATAAAATGAGAATAAAAAACATTGTTGACTTTCCTATTCAAAGATTTAGTCAAGAATTAGTTagatcatctccaactgaatgGTTCAAAGGGTCAAAAATAgtccgaaaaccgtctccaatcgagggtCAGGCCAAATGGCTCGTGGGCCCTATGGccttttggccctcggttggagatggttttttgtaaCAGAGCTATGCTTGGCctggccttcggttggagacggtaaGAAATATGACTATATACTGTTCATTAAagtattaatttcttggaggaccAGAAGACTAAAAAGAACCCTCTAACCCTcattcgattggagatggtcttactaCTTTATAGTAAAAACTATgtcattcaaaatttaaaataaagtgAGCTTTATCTTTTAACAACCATGTTTAAAACAGTAAAAGCGCCAACACCAAGGCTATTTTAGTCCCTCCAAATTTCACAGGAGGGTATATGTGTCATTTCACCAAGTAGGGCGTACGTTACAAACTTGTAACTGAAACCGAAGTAGGCAGAGGACTAAATGTTATGGCTGAAAAGCAAGTGGGCCCCAAGCTCACACAGATGGATCCGTGGGTGTGTCGGAGAAGCCGTATGGTCCTCTTCCGTATAcggtctctctctcctccccctctctctcctctctgattcccttttattttttaattttatttgttaattttccTTCAAGCCATTATTCTTATTTTCCCTCAAACCATTATTGATGATAATTTTTCCCAAGTGTCGTATCCACGGTTAATTTCTGGTTAGCATTGTTTAGGTTCCATTTAAACGCTAGACGGCTAGCTACCATCTCAATTAATTTTTAAacgtttaaaaattaagaaagtatGTCTAAACATGCTTAGAAACCCACCTAGATTGTACAGGCTCCTGCCTAGCCAGTGACGGAGTCAACATAGGGTTATTGGTTGTCTTTGACCCCAACAACTTAAAAACCTCAAGTATATATGtttgtatattgtatttgacCCCCATAAACAATTAAGACAAACTAAATAAAAACACTCCTCCAACTTCTATTGTCTTCTATCATATTtgtcttcattttctcttttttaagtataaacatgcatttatttatatgatatataagAAGTTTATTTAAATCCGCTTAGTCTGCCTAAGCCccacctagccgcctaggcgctaggatCAAGCCACCTAAGCATTAGGCCTTAGCCCATCAAACTAGCGCCTAACATTTTTTAGAACATTAATCGTATCTAAGCTAGTGCTCAATGTATTATAAAATAAGTAGAAAGATAcgaaaaaatatatcattttctTCGAAAATATTATAACATGTGAAATACCGTTTCAGGTCCACAagtaaaaaatctctcattatCGATGgagattttgttttatttaatacattttttgttttaaataaacagtaaaaatgagaaaaaaaacaagaaagaaaaccgATCCGCTCTTGGAGCGCGTATGTTTCACTCTGAGTGTGACTTTGCCAACTAAGTCTGTCTAGGTTGGCACAGACAAGAGGTACAGCTCAAAATGCACCCAAAAGGTACAAGGTTTACAAAGCATGCAAACCATTTAAATGTTGAGGGACTCCGCCTTCCTTACTACTACAACTTGGCTGGGTCCTGATTTACCTGCTGGATCCATTACCAATCTAAACAGGTCTAAAACATCATTAATGCTTCATTGTGATGTGCATCGAGTTGGTTGTTCACGCGCAAGCGGTCGAATCTCAGTCGTTGATGTATGTGTCGGCTTATCAGTTAAAAATTTAGAATTGTGTTTGGATCAATCGTTGTTATATCTTAGCAGTTGAATATCAGCCGTTGATGTATGTCAATTCATATCGCAGCAATACCTTATCAATTAAAGCTTTAAAGTTGAGTTTGAAACAACTGTCTATAAGTTAGTGGTTGAATCTTAGTCGTTGCTGCATGTGGACATATAACAATGACGACCAAAAGCTATCACTTAAGCTTGGTTGGATCTCCCACTTGAACGTGATTGACTAATTTTAACGTTATACACAAACGTATTTGATGCCTCAATCTTTTATAAAATCTTTGCCCTGCACACAATTTGATATTTGTGATGTTGTTGCACTTCAACTTCAATCGACGATTTATAGATTTGGTCAAATGGCGTGTACAAATTGATCTAGCAAGGCAGTTTAGATGCTGCATGAGGTATTATTTTGTGGCTTGAACCTTATCATCAAGATATATCAACCATTTtctcaacaaaacaaaaaaaaaagatctgcCCACTATTGAAGATCGATTTTGCATTATTTGGTAGGTTGGCATGCTGTACCAGATGATTAACGTTCATCAGTATCTCTTAAGATATTGTTAATTAGCTTGGTTAATTTCTTAATCAGGAGTTGGAATCTTGTGATTTAGTTTTAGCGGGCAAGGAATCACAAAACCAAGCATTTTCAATCTGTATATTATTTTCAACTGCAATTTGAGTATTTTAGGTGTCAACTCATTGTCAATGGGTCAATATTCCAAACTGATTACTATATATTAATAGTATATTAGCATCACAAATGAACAGATAaccttttctttaatttatttcctGCAAAGAATCTTTGGGGGATTTTTAATCTTATAAAAGGCCAAAAGCTTGCATTATTATTATCAGAGTAGTAACTTTCCCACTGCTCGCGTTTTATTGCGGAATGATCTTTTGTTTCATTTCGTCTTTCTACAATACTTGT includes the following:
- the LOC126598374 gene encoding serine/threonine/tyrosine-protein kinase HT1-like produces the protein MKNFHWFKQISSNGKPERSLSLGEYNRAVSWSKYLVSSGAEIKGEGEEEWSADMSQLYIGCKFASGRHSRIYRGVYNERDVAIKLISQPEEDEGLAVLLEKQFTSEVALLFRLHHPNIITFVAACKKPPVFCIITEYLAGGSLRKYLHQQEPHSVPLSLVIKLALNIARGMQYLHSQSILHRDLKSENLLLGEDMSVKVADFGISCLESQCGSAKGFTGTYRWMAPEMIKEKHHTKKVDVYSFGIVLWELLTALTPFDNMTPEQAAFAVSQKNARPPLPSTCPVPFSRLISRCWSSHPDKRPHFDEIVHILEGYAESLEQDPDFFSSYKPPPDHALLRCFPKWKGRRSSAS